One segment of Aquimarina sp. BL5 DNA contains the following:
- a CDS encoding PLP-dependent aspartate aminotransferase family protein — translation MSLKSQNFETQAVRTQTEKTQFLEHSTPMYLTSGFVFEDSEEMRAAFAEEKDRNLYSRFSNPNTTEFVDKICKLEGAEDGYAFATGMAAVFSTFAALLDAGDHIVSARSVFGSTHSLFTKYFPKWNIETSYFPVNEVDKVESLIQPNTKIIYAESPTNPGVDVLDLELLGEIAKKHELLLIIDNCFATPYLQNPIKFGADLVIHSATKLIDGQGRVLGGVTVGKKELIREIYLFSRNTGPALSPFNAWVLSKSLETLAVRVDRHCENALKLAKFLEEHPKVNWVKYPFLKSHPQYEVAKKQMKLGGNIVAFEVKNGVKGGKTFFDSIKMCSLSANLGDTRTIVTHPASTTHSKLAIEDKLAVGITDGMVRCSVGLEHIDDIIADLAQALEQS, via the coding sequence ATGAGCTTAAAAAGCCAAAATTTTGAAACACAAGCTGTAAGAACTCAGACAGAAAAAACTCAGTTTTTAGAACATTCTACACCAATGTATCTAACATCAGGATTTGTTTTTGAAGATTCTGAGGAAATGAGAGCAGCCTTTGCAGAAGAGAAAGATCGTAATTTATATAGTCGTTTTAGTAACCCGAATACCACAGAGTTTGTGGATAAAATCTGCAAATTAGAAGGAGCAGAAGACGGTTACGCCTTTGCTACAGGAATGGCAGCAGTGTTTTCTACATTTGCTGCATTGCTAGATGCGGGAGATCATATAGTTTCTGCGCGATCCGTATTCGGTTCTACACATTCGTTGTTTACTAAATACTTTCCTAAGTGGAATATAGAGACAAGTTATTTTCCAGTTAATGAGGTTGATAAGGTAGAAAGCTTAATACAGCCTAATACAAAAATTATCTATGCAGAATCTCCTACCAATCCTGGAGTAGATGTGCTAGATTTAGAGTTACTAGGTGAGATTGCAAAAAAACATGAGCTGTTATTGATTATTGATAATTGTTTTGCGACGCCATATTTACAAAACCCAATAAAATTTGGAGCTGATCTTGTAATCCATTCAGCTACAAAATTAATTGATGGGCAAGGACGTGTATTAGGTGGAGTTACCGTTGGAAAAAAGGAATTGATCAGAGAGATCTATTTATTTTCACGAAATACCGGACCAGCTTTATCACCTTTTAATGCTTGGGTATTGTCAAAAAGTTTGGAAACATTGGCAGTAAGAGTAGATAGACATTGCGAAAATGCCTTAAAATTAGCCAAGTTTTTAGAAGAACATCCTAAAGTGAATTGGGTGAAGTATCCTTTTCTAAAATCTCATCCACAATATGAAGTGGCTAAGAAGCAAATGAAATTAGGAGGTAATATCGTAGCTTTCGAAGTTAAAAACGGAGTAAAAGGAGGAAAAACATTTTTTGATAGTATAAAAATGTGTTCACTTTCTGCTAATTTAGGAGATACCAGAACTATAGTAACCCATCCAGCTTCTACCACGCATAGTAAACTAGCGATTGAGGATAAATTGGCAGTAGGAATTACAGATGGAATGGTAAGATGCTCAGTAGGATTAGAGCATATTGATGATATTATTGCGGATCTAGCACAAGCTTTAGAACAATCATAA
- a CDS encoding OsmC family protein: MKIELKRIDNDYHFELKNERGHLTYIDSKPEVGGHDLAPSPMEYVLMGVAGCSAIDVISILKKQRQEITDYRAEVDGSRVEIDGAKPFKEISVTVYLEGEITPEKAKRAAQLSFEKYCSVSKTLEPTATIKYKVVVNNEEV; the protein is encoded by the coding sequence ATGAAAATAGAATTAAAAAGAATAGATAACGATTATCATTTTGAGTTAAAAAATGAAAGAGGGCATCTAACCTATATAGATAGTAAACCCGAAGTGGGAGGTCATGATTTAGCACCAAGTCCAATGGAATATGTGTTGATGGGAGTTGCAGGCTGCAGTGCGATTGATGTAATTTCTATATTAAAAAAACAACGACAAGAAATTACAGATTACAGAGCAGAAGTAGATGGGTCAAGAGTAGAAATTGATGGAGCGAAACCATTTAAAGAAATTTCGGTTACTGTATACTTAGAAGGAGAGATAACTCCAGAAAAGGCAAAAAGAGCTGCGCAATTATCATTCGAAAAATATTGCTCTGTATCAAAAACATTAGAGCCAACTGCAACGATCAAATATAAAGTAGTCGTTAATAACGAAGAAGTATGA
- the thrA gene encoding bifunctional aspartate kinase/homoserine dehydrogenase I: MKILKFGGKSLSNGEGIHKVVDIIEDKVNNGELITVVLSARGKSTDELEAILNKAVRSESYQKQLEVFKQYQVANYPSFNVDDEFETLDKLFEGVSLLGDYSKRIKDQVLSQGEVISAKLLTHILKEKGVNANFTDGRELIKTDGKFGEAEPLDKLSKKNVVDHFRKYNGATVNVVTGFIASNMNNETTTLGRNGSNYTAALLANYLDAEELQNFTHVSGIYTANPDLVPDAKKIEKLSFTEANELAYFGANILHAKTIIPLIEKNIPLRILNTFDHKNKGTLITAENDEKGIKSLSVLENVSLINLEGRGLLGKVGVDARIFKALAYKNISVSIISQGSSERGIGLVVEGDKAIEAKKVLEQEFETDFYKRDVNTITVENNVSVISIIGQDLSTFHRPYNALIKNQVIPLLFNNTISGKNVSLVVYKNQLHKALNVIHGEIFGVSKKINIAIFGHGLVGGTLIYQILKSAKKIEKRKKIDLNIFAVANSKKILLSKNGIDTNWRSDIIEGSSYGIEDLIKFADEHHLENLIAIDNTASKVFVDNYITLVENGFDLVSSNKVANTLGFDFYKELRLKLDEHQKKYFYETNVGAGLPLIDTIKLLHLSGENITRIKGVFSGSLSYLFNTFSKDDRKFSEVLQEAIDKGFTEPDPREDLCGNDVGRKLLILARELDLSNEFTDINIHNLIPENLREGDANKFLERLEELDAVYQNIKDEQKPNHVLRYIGDLHGDLFKEKGILDVKLVSVEESSALGQVKGSDSIFEIYTESYGDQPIVIQGAGAGAAVTARGVFGDILRLTEKG, translated from the coding sequence ATGAAGATTTTAAAATTTGGAGGAAAGTCACTATCAAATGGTGAAGGAATTCATAAAGTGGTTGATATAATAGAAGATAAAGTTAACAATGGCGAATTGATTACCGTGGTGTTGTCTGCAAGGGGAAAATCAACGGATGAATTAGAAGCTATTTTAAATAAAGCCGTTAGAAGTGAAAGTTATCAGAAACAACTAGAAGTATTTAAGCAATATCAAGTAGCTAATTATCCTAGTTTTAATGTAGACGATGAATTCGAAACATTAGATAAGCTTTTTGAGGGAGTATCCCTGTTAGGAGATTATAGTAAAAGAATAAAAGACCAAGTATTGTCGCAAGGAGAAGTGATTTCTGCAAAACTACTTACGCATATTCTTAAAGAAAAAGGAGTGAATGCTAATTTTACGGATGGTAGAGAGTTAATCAAAACTGATGGTAAGTTTGGTGAGGCAGAACCTTTGGATAAATTATCTAAAAAAAATGTAGTTGATCATTTTAGAAAGTATAATGGAGCAACAGTAAATGTGGTAACAGGATTCATAGCTTCTAATATGAATAATGAAACAACAACGCTTGGTAGAAATGGTAGTAATTATACGGCTGCTTTATTGGCAAATTATCTGGATGCAGAAGAATTGCAAAATTTCACCCACGTAAGTGGTATTTATACTGCAAATCCTGATTTAGTACCTGACGCGAAAAAAATAGAAAAACTATCTTTTACAGAAGCGAATGAACTGGCTTATTTTGGAGCTAATATTTTGCACGCTAAAACCATTATTCCACTGATAGAAAAAAATATTCCTTTACGCATTTTAAACACTTTTGATCATAAAAATAAAGGAACTTTGATCACTGCAGAAAATGATGAGAAAGGAATTAAATCTCTTTCTGTTTTAGAAAATGTTTCTTTAATTAATTTAGAAGGAAGAGGTCTGTTAGGAAAAGTAGGAGTAGATGCTAGGATTTTTAAAGCATTAGCTTATAAAAATATAAGTGTAAGTATAATTTCTCAAGGTTCATCAGAGAGAGGTATAGGATTAGTGGTAGAAGGGGATAAAGCAATAGAAGCTAAAAAAGTTTTGGAACAAGAGTTCGAGACTGATTTTTATAAGAGAGATGTGAATACAATCACAGTAGAAAATAACGTTTCCGTAATTTCCATTATCGGACAAGATTTAAGTACTTTTCATCGACCATACAATGCATTGATTAAAAACCAGGTAATCCCTTTGCTTTTTAATAATACTATTTCTGGAAAGAATGTAAGCTTAGTCGTTTATAAAAACCAACTTCATAAGGCATTGAATGTTATTCATGGAGAGATTTTTGGTGTCTCAAAAAAAATAAATATCGCCATATTTGGACACGGTTTGGTAGGAGGAACATTGATATATCAGATTTTGAAATCTGCAAAGAAGATTGAAAAGAGAAAAAAGATTGATCTAAATATTTTTGCCGTTGCGAATTCCAAAAAAATACTTTTAAGTAAAAATGGAATTGATACTAATTGGCGATCCGATATAATAGAAGGAAGTTCTTACGGAATAGAAGATCTCATTAAGTTTGCAGATGAACATCATTTAGAAAATTTAATTGCAATTGATAATACAGCGAGTAAAGTATTTGTAGATAATTATATCACTTTGGTGGAAAATGGATTTGATCTGGTTTCATCCAATAAGGTGGCAAATACACTAGGTTTTGACTTTTATAAAGAACTTCGACTAAAGTTAGACGAGCATCAAAAAAAATATTTTTATGAAACCAATGTAGGTGCTGGATTACCACTAATAGATACAATTAAACTTTTGCATTTATCCGGCGAAAATATTACAAGAATTAAAGGTGTTTTTTCTGGATCGTTAAGTTATTTGTTTAATACTTTTTCGAAAGATGATCGGAAATTTAGTGAAGTATTACAAGAAGCTATTGATAAAGGTTTTACTGAGCCCGATCCTCGTGAAGATCTATGCGGGAATGATGTCGGAAGGAAATTGCTGATTTTAGCACGGGAGTTAGATCTTAGTAATGAATTTACAGATATTAATATCCATAATTTAATTCCTGAGAATTTGAGAGAAGGAGATGCAAATAAATTTTTGGAAAGATTGGAAGAATTAGATGCTGTATACCAAAACATAAAGGATGAACAAAAACCTAATCATGTGCTACGATATATTGGAGATTTACATGGGGATTTATTCAAAGAAAAAGGTATTTTGGATGTTAAATTGGTATCTGTTGAAGAAAGTAGTGCGTTAGGACAAGTAAAAGGATCCGACTCTATATTCGAAATTTATACAGAATCATACGGAGATCAACCAATAGTAATTCAGGGAGCAGGAGCGGGAGCGGCTGTAACTGCTAGAGGAGTCTTTGGAGATATATTAAGATTGACCGAAAAAGGATAG